In Plantibacter sp. PA-3-X8, one DNA window encodes the following:
- the purL gene encoding phosphoribosylformylglycinamidine synthase subunit PurL, protein MTTTTPTSSAVADTVENAVATPDREQPYGALGLKADEYAKIREILGRRPTSGELAMYSVMWSEHCSYKSSKIYLRQFGQKVTDDMKKNLMVGMGENAGVIDVGEGWAVTFKVESHNHPSYIEPFQGAATGVGGIVRDIISMGARPVAIMDQLRFGDIDHPDTARVVHGVTAGISSYGNCLGLPNIGGETYFDKVYQGNPLVNALSVGVLRHEDLRLANASGVGNKIVLFGARTGGDGIGGASILASDSFDANGPTKRPAVQVGDPFAEKVLIECCLELYRDSLVEGIQDLGAAGISCATSELAANGDGGMFVELSHVLLRDPSLTPEEILMSESQERMMAVVEPGKLDAFLAVTDKWDVETSVLGEVTDTGRLVINWHGEEIVNVDPSTVAVDGPVYERPVAYPTWIDALQADSASALPRTDAPAELEQQFRSLLGSANLADKSWITNQYDYYVMGNTALSFPDDGGMIRVDEESGLGFAIATDANGRYCQLDPRQGAQLALAEAYRNVAVTGAVPAAVTDCLNFGSPENPEVMWQFSEAVAGLSDACLELGVPVTGGNVSFYNQTGDVPIFPTPVVGVLGVIDDVARRIPSGWQDEGDNLYLLGTTSLELDGSAWAGTIHDHLGGLPPKVDLAGEKTLAELLHAAAKEGLVSSAHDLSDGGLAQALAESVMRFGVGARVFLGELLSRDGVDLTTALFSESTGRVIVSVPREDDVKFQGLCEGRGYPVLRIGVTDASAVGDATEPALEIQDVLTIPVSELRRVSKSVLPERFGPVIG, encoded by the coding sequence GTGACGACCACCACCCCCACCAGCTCCGCCGTCGCCGACACCGTCGAGAACGCCGTCGCGACACCGGACCGCGAGCAGCCCTACGGCGCCCTCGGCCTGAAGGCCGACGAGTACGCGAAGATCCGCGAGATCCTCGGCCGTCGTCCCACGAGCGGCGAGCTCGCCATGTACTCGGTCATGTGGAGCGAGCACTGCTCCTACAAGTCCAGCAAGATCTACCTGCGCCAGTTCGGCCAGAAGGTCACCGACGACATGAAGAAGAACCTCATGGTCGGCATGGGCGAGAACGCCGGCGTCATCGACGTCGGCGAGGGGTGGGCCGTGACCTTCAAGGTCGAGAGCCACAACCACCCCTCCTACATCGAGCCCTTCCAGGGTGCGGCCACGGGCGTCGGCGGCATCGTCCGCGACATCATCTCGATGGGTGCCCGACCGGTCGCCATCATGGACCAGCTCCGCTTCGGCGACATCGACCACCCCGACACCGCGCGCGTCGTGCACGGTGTCACCGCCGGCATCTCCTCCTACGGCAACTGCCTGGGCCTGCCGAACATCGGCGGCGAGACCTACTTCGACAAGGTGTACCAGGGCAACCCGCTCGTCAACGCCCTGTCGGTCGGTGTCCTGCGTCACGAGGACCTCCGCCTCGCCAACGCCTCGGGCGTCGGCAACAAGATCGTCCTCTTCGGTGCCCGCACCGGTGGCGACGGCATCGGCGGCGCCTCCATCCTCGCGTCCGACTCCTTCGACGCGAACGGCCCGACGAAGCGTCCGGCCGTCCAGGTCGGCGACCCGTTCGCCGAGAAGGTGCTCATCGAGTGCTGCCTCGAGCTCTACCGCGACAGTCTCGTCGAGGGCATCCAGGACCTCGGTGCCGCCGGCATCTCCTGCGCCACGAGCGAGCTCGCAGCGAACGGCGACGGCGGCATGTTCGTCGAGCTCTCGCACGTGCTGCTGCGCGATCCCTCGCTCACGCCCGAGGAGATCCTCATGTCGGAGTCGCAGGAGCGCATGATGGCCGTCGTCGAGCCGGGCAAGCTCGACGCCTTCCTCGCGGTCACCGACAAGTGGGACGTCGAGACCTCCGTGCTCGGCGAGGTCACCGACACCGGTCGCCTCGTCATCAACTGGCACGGCGAGGAGATCGTCAACGTCGACCCCTCGACCGTCGCGGTCGACGGCCCGGTCTACGAGCGCCCGGTCGCCTACCCCACCTGGATCGACGCCCTGCAGGCCGACTCCGCGTCGGCCCTCCCCCGCACCGACGCCCCTGCCGAGCTGGAGCAGCAGTTCCGCTCACTCCTCGGCTCGGCGAACCTCGCCGACAAGAGTTGGATCACCAACCAGTACGACTACTACGTGATGGGCAACACGGCGCTGTCCTTCCCCGACGACGGCGGCATGATCCGCGTCGACGAGGAGTCCGGCCTCGGCTTCGCCATCGCGACCGACGCGAACGGCCGCTACTGCCAGCTCGACCCGCGCCAGGGCGCGCAGCTCGCGCTCGCGGAGGCCTACCGCAACGTCGCCGTCACCGGTGCCGTCCCGGCCGCCGTCACCGACTGCCTGAACTTCGGCTCGCCGGAGAACCCCGAGGTCATGTGGCAGTTCTCCGAGGCCGTCGCCGGCCTGTCGGACGCCTGCCTCGAGCTCGGCGTGCCGGTCACCGGCGGCAACGTGTCGTTCTACAACCAGACGGGCGACGTCCCGATCTTCCCGACGCCCGTCGTCGGCGTCCTCGGCGTGATCGACGACGTCGCGCGCCGCATCCCGAGCGGATGGCAGGACGAGGGCGACAACCTCTACCTCCTCGGCACCACGTCACTCGAGCTCGACGGCTCCGCCTGGGCCGGGACGATCCACGACCACCTCGGTGGCCTGCCGCCGAAGGTCGACCTCGCCGGCGAGAAGACGCTGGCCGAGCTGCTGCACGCCGCTGCCAAGGAGGGCCTCGTGTCCTCCGCCCACGACCTCTCCGACGGTGGTCTCGCTCAGGCGCTCGCGGAGAGCGTCATGCGCTTCGGTGTCGGTGCCCGGGTCTTCCTCGGTGAGCTGCTCAGCCGCGACGGTGTCGACCTCACGACCGCGCTCTTCTCCGAGTCGACCGGTCGCGTCATCGTGTCCGTGCCGCGCGAGGACGACGTCAAGTTCCAGGGCCTGTGCGAGGGTCGCGGCTACCCGGTGCTGCGCATCGGCGTGACCGACGCCTCCGCCGTGGGCGACGCGACGGAGCCCGCCCTCGAGATCCAGGACGTCCTGACCATCCCGGTCTCCGAACTGCGCCGCGTCTCCAAAAGCGTCCTCCCGGAGCGGTTCGGCCCGGTCATCGGCTGA
- a CDS encoding Asp23/Gls24 family envelope stress response protein: MSNTTNSPKPTVTKGVVGENNAATQTNTHGKTVIDNGVVAKIAGIAAREVRGVHALGGGAARAFGAIRDAIGSSDLSQGIRVEVGETQVAVDVVIVADYPVDLQAVASEVRASIIRAIEQFVGMEVTEVNVTVSDVFIPSDDEDQNAEARVQ; this comes from the coding sequence ATGTCGAACACCACCAACTCCCCGAAGCCCACCGTCACGAAGGGTGTCGTCGGCGAGAACAACGCCGCCACGCAGACGAACACCCACGGCAAGACGGTCATCGACAACGGCGTGGTCGCGAAGATCGCCGGCATCGCAGCCCGCGAGGTCCGCGGCGTGCACGCCCTCGGTGGTGGCGCAGCCCGTGCCTTCGGTGCCATCCGCGACGCCATCGGCTCCTCCGACCTGTCGCAGGGCATCCGCGTCGAGGTCGGCGAGACCCAGGTCGCCGTCGACGTCGTGATCGTCGCCGACTACCCGGTCGACCTGCAGGCCGTCGCGAGCGAGGTCCGTGCCTCCATCATCCGCGCGATCGAGCAGTTCGTCGGCATGGAGGTCACCGAGGTCAACGTGACCGTCAGCGACGTCTTCATCCCGTCCGACGACGAGGACCAGAACGCCGAGGCGCGAGTCCAGTGA
- a CDS encoding DUF2273 domain-containing protein, with translation MTATNTGILIGAVLALSWVAFGFWAFVFVAVAMGIGALVARIVTGQTDLNAIVDAVRGKRVSS, from the coding sequence GTGACCGCAACCAACACCGGCATCCTGATCGGCGCCGTCCTCGCACTCAGCTGGGTGGCCTTCGGGTTCTGGGCGTTCGTGTTCGTCGCGGTCGCGATGGGGATCGGCGCCCTCGTGGCCCGCATCGTCACCGGCCAGACCGATCTGAACGCGATCGTCGACGCCGTCCGCGGGAAGCGCGTCTCGTCATGA
- a CDS encoding DUF6286 domain-containing protein, translated as MTATAATTPVTGPTRVLRRLARRELHSPRSTAAILLAVLLVLVALWIAVETVLALIGVRPLLVAPSEIPGAAASLPTTQPVILAVAGALVLLLGVVLIGIALGPGRRHRHLLSTGRVLAVVDDEVIASALAQRASTTAATHPDGTSVAVGRRSAAIRITPASGMPVDRSEVDRAVAADLDAFGLQPSLRATTSISSNGKVGQ; from the coding sequence ATGACCGCAACAGCAGCCACGACCCCGGTCACCGGCCCGACGCGGGTGCTCCGGCGTCTGGCTCGCCGCGAACTGCACTCGCCGCGCTCGACCGCCGCGATCCTCCTCGCGGTCCTGCTCGTGCTCGTCGCGCTCTGGATCGCCGTGGAGACGGTGCTCGCCCTCATCGGCGTCCGCCCGCTCCTCGTCGCCCCGAGTGAGATCCCGGGAGCCGCGGCCAGCCTGCCGACGACGCAGCCCGTCATCCTCGCCGTCGCAGGCGCACTCGTGCTCCTGCTCGGGGTGGTCCTCATCGGGATCGCGCTCGGACCGGGGCGTCGTCACCGCCATCTGTTGTCGACCGGGCGCGTACTCGCGGTCGTCGATGACGAGGTCATCGCGTCGGCCCTCGCACAGCGCGCTTCGACGACGGCTGCCACGCATCCTGACGGCACCTCCGTGGCCGTCGGCCGGCGGAGCGCCGCGATCCGGATCACCCCCGCCAGCGGCATGCCCGTCGACCGGTCCGAGGTCGACCGCGCCGTCGCCGCCGACCTCGACGCGTTCGGCCTGCAGCCGTCGCTCCGGGCGACCACCTCCATCTCGTCCAACGGGAAGGTCGGACAGTGA
- a CDS encoding amino acid ABC transporter ATP-binding protein, whose amino-acid sequence MTITDTTDMVRAEGVVKSFGSNTVLKDISLTVRRGEVMCLVGPSGSGKSTFLRCINHLERVDGGRLLVEGDLIGYRERGDKLYELKPKEAAKQRRDIGMVFQRFNLFPHMTALENIIEAPMQVKGQRRAVAEQRGRELLDRVGLSDKAAAYPGHLSGGQQQRVAIARALAMDPKLMLFDEPTSALDPELVGEVLDVMKGLAKDGMTMIVVTHEMGFAREVADSLVFMDGGVVVETGAPREVLANPQHARTRAFLSKVL is encoded by the coding sequence ATGACGATCACGGACACGACCGACATGGTCCGCGCGGAGGGCGTGGTGAAGTCCTTCGGCTCGAACACGGTCCTCAAGGACATCTCGCTCACGGTACGACGCGGCGAGGTGATGTGCCTGGTCGGGCCGTCGGGCTCCGGCAAGTCGACCTTCCTGCGCTGCATCAACCACCTGGAGCGGGTCGACGGCGGACGGTTGCTCGTCGAGGGTGACCTCATCGGCTACCGCGAGCGGGGCGACAAGCTCTACGAGTTGAAGCCCAAGGAGGCGGCGAAGCAGCGGCGCGACATCGGCATGGTGTTCCAGCGGTTCAACCTGTTCCCCCACATGACGGCGCTCGAGAACATCATCGAGGCACCCATGCAGGTGAAAGGCCAACGGCGCGCGGTCGCCGAGCAGCGCGGCCGGGAACTCCTGGACCGGGTCGGTCTGAGCGACAAGGCGGCGGCGTACCCCGGCCACCTGTCAGGCGGTCAGCAGCAGCGGGTCGCGATCGCGCGGGCCCTCGCGATGGACCCGAAGCTCATGCTGTTCGACGAGCCGACCTCGGCACTCGACCCGGAGCTGGTCGGCGAGGTCCTCGACGTCATGAAGGGACTCGCGAAGGACGGCATGACGATGATCGTCGTCACGCACGAGATGGGGTTCGCCCGGGAGGTGGCCGACTCACTCGTGTTCATGGACGGCGGCGTCGTCGTGGAGACGGGAGCACCCCGCGAGGTGCTCGCCAACCCGCAGCACGCCAGGACGCGGGCGTTCCTGTCGAAGGTGTTGTGA
- a CDS encoding amino acid ABC transporter permease, whose translation MSDSRTTGTASAPPVPLKVVKLRHPWRNVFAVIIVLLLVAFVVDAATRPAYDWPAVGKYVFDRRITMAALITLQLTVYSMIGAIVLGVVLAIMRLSPNPVLKAIAWGFVWLFRGTPVYVQLVFWGLLATIYPTLNIGLPFLPPIAQLPTDAALNTFWIAVIGLALNEAAYMSEIVRAGLLSVDRGQEEASTALGMSWAQTMRRVILPQSMRIIIPPTGNEVISMLKTTSLVTAVPFTQELYTRSRDISSETFNPIPLLIVASLWYLLFTSILMVGQYFLEKRFARGLTRIDAGAPVTTEAIQVQEAEARAKQSPADGESGERR comes from the coding sequence GTGAGCGACTCCAGAACCACCGGAACGGCGTCCGCGCCCCCGGTGCCGTTGAAGGTCGTCAAGCTCCGCCATCCGTGGCGGAACGTGTTCGCCGTCATCATCGTGCTGTTGCTCGTCGCCTTCGTGGTCGACGCGGCGACGCGACCGGCGTACGACTGGCCGGCCGTCGGCAAGTACGTCTTCGACCGGCGGATCACCATGGCAGCGCTCATCACGCTGCAGCTGACGGTGTACTCGATGATCGGCGCCATCGTCCTCGGCGTCGTGCTCGCGATCATGAGACTGTCGCCGAACCCGGTGCTCAAAGCCATCGCATGGGGCTTCGTCTGGCTGTTCCGCGGGACGCCGGTCTACGTGCAGCTGGTCTTCTGGGGCCTGCTCGCGACGATCTACCCGACGCTCAACATCGGACTGCCGTTCCTCCCGCCGATCGCGCAGCTGCCGACGGACGCCGCGCTGAACACGTTCTGGATCGCCGTCATCGGGCTGGCGCTCAACGAGGCCGCCTACATGTCGGAGATCGTGCGCGCCGGTCTGCTGTCGGTGGACCGCGGACAGGAGGAGGCGTCGACGGCGCTCGGGATGAGTTGGGCGCAGACGATGCGGCGGGTCATCCTGCCGCAGTCGATGCGGATCATCATCCCGCCGACCGGCAACGAGGTGATCTCGATGCTCAAGACCACCTCGCTCGTGACGGCCGTCCCGTTCACGCAGGAGCTCTACACGAGGTCGCGGGACATCTCGTCCGAGACGTTCAACCCGATCCCGCTGCTCATCGTCGCGTCGCTCTGGTACCTGCTGTTCACCTCGATCCTGATGGTGGGTCAGTACTTCCTGGAGAAGCGGTTCGCGCGCGGGCTCACCAGGATCGACGCGGGGGCACCGGTCACGACCGAGGCCATCCAGGTCCAGGAGGCCGAGGCGCGCGCCAAGCAGAGTCCTGCCGACGGCGAGAGCGGAGAACGACGATGA
- a CDS encoding ABC transporter substrate-binding protein, with protein sequence MKNRYLLPAALTAAAALLLTGCVNNEVATPDATGSAAAVTVDKAAEALLPDDIRQAGKLILGTDATYAPNEFKDANGDPIGWEIELADAMAGKLGLTTDYQVAKFDNIIPSITGGKYDVGLSSFFDTKERQQQVDMVDYFTAGIQWATLAGKSVDPDNACGLKVAVQNGTTEALDDVPAKSQACTDAGKPAIEALGYDTQDEATAAVTLGRADAMTADSPVVQYAVQQSDGKLELSGDVYSTFLYGMPIAKDRGDLGKALQAALQSLMEDGTYGSILSKWGVESGAIDKIDINGATS encoded by the coding sequence ATGAAGAACCGATACCTGCTCCCGGCCGCACTCACGGCCGCCGCCGCGCTGCTGCTCACCGGCTGCGTCAACAACGAGGTCGCCACACCCGACGCCACCGGCTCAGCTGCCGCGGTGACCGTCGACAAGGCCGCCGAGGCACTGCTCCCCGACGACATCCGTCAAGCCGGCAAGCTCATCCTCGGCACCGACGCGACCTACGCGCCCAACGAGTTCAAGGACGCGAACGGCGACCCGATCGGTTGGGAGATCGAGCTCGCCGACGCGATGGCCGGCAAGCTCGGCCTCACCACCGACTACCAGGTGGCGAAGTTCGACAACATCATCCCGAGCATCACCGGTGGCAAGTACGACGTCGGGCTGTCGTCCTTCTTCGACACCAAGGAGCGTCAGCAGCAGGTCGACATGGTCGACTACTTCACGGCCGGGATCCAGTGGGCGACCCTCGCGGGCAAGTCCGTCGACCCCGACAACGCCTGTGGGCTGAAGGTCGCCGTCCAGAACGGCACGACGGAGGCCCTCGACGACGTCCCCGCCAAGTCACAGGCCTGCACGGACGCCGGCAAGCCCGCGATCGAGGCCCTCGGCTACGACACGCAGGACGAGGCGACGGCAGCGGTCACGCTCGGCCGCGCCGACGCGATGACCGCCGACTCCCCGGTCGTGCAGTACGCCGTCCAGCAGAGCGACGGGAAGCTCGAACTCTCCGGTGACGTCTACTCCACGTTCCTCTACGGCATGCCGATCGCCAAGGACCGTGGCGACCTCGGCAAGGCCCTCCAGGCCGCCCTGCAGTCCCTCATGGAGGACGGCACCTACGGCTCGATCCTGAGCAAGTGGGGCGTCGAGTCCGGTGCCATCGACAAGATCGACATCAACGGCGCGACGAGCTGA
- a CDS encoding amidohydrolase: MTSNADTVFTGGTVFRNALLTPQTGAVAVSDGRIVALDADAHAAIGPDTEIVDLRGGLLLPGFVDAHVHPIEAGLEQLACDLSAERTPEEYLATIAAYAEAHPERPWIVGGGWQQAAFPGGTPLAADLDRVVPDRPVFLQNRDHHGAWVNTAALRLAGIDHTTPDPADGRIERDADGTPNGMLHEGARSLVSRFVPVDTDEDVAAALIAAQQTLHGFGVTGWQDAIVGDYGSHTDTSDAYLQAMADGSLTSDVVGALWWDRDRGLEQIDELIARRDAIARRAAALGTTTGRFTAGTVKIMQDGIPENRTAAMIDPYLRTCHCGDTAPERGISFLEPATLVEAVTRLDAAGFQVHFHAIGDRAVRECLDALEAARERNGESDNRHHIAHVQIVHPDDLPRFARLGVTMNMQALWATWEPQMVELNLPLLGEDRASWQYPFGDAARLGTLLCAGSDWPVTTPDPWQALHVAVNRTLPVDDPDHHPEPLNPGQSLTLGAAIAAYTHGSNRIDHRDDTGVIEVGAVADLVLVDRDPFAGPTTEIAHTRTVGTWIAGRRVFTSTTTSTEQGT, translated from the coding sequence ATGACGAGCAACGCGGACACGGTCTTCACCGGAGGCACCGTCTTCCGGAACGCCCTGCTCACGCCGCAGACCGGTGCCGTCGCCGTCTCCGACGGCCGGATCGTCGCTCTCGACGCCGACGCACACGCGGCGATCGGTCCCGACACCGAGATCGTGGACCTCCGAGGCGGTCTGCTGCTCCCCGGCTTCGTCGACGCGCACGTCCATCCGATTGAGGCCGGACTCGAACAGCTCGCGTGCGACCTGTCGGCCGAGCGCACCCCCGAGGAGTACCTCGCCACGATCGCCGCCTACGCCGAGGCCCACCCCGAGCGCCCGTGGATCGTCGGCGGCGGCTGGCAACAAGCCGCCTTCCCCGGCGGCACCCCGCTCGCCGCTGACCTCGACCGGGTGGTGCCGGACCGCCCCGTCTTCCTCCAGAACCGCGACCACCACGGTGCCTGGGTGAACACCGCGGCACTCCGCCTCGCCGGCATCGACCACACCACACCGGACCCCGCCGACGGCCGGATCGAGCGGGACGCGGACGGCACCCCGAACGGCATGCTCCACGAGGGTGCCCGCTCGCTCGTGTCCCGGTTCGTCCCCGTCGACACCGATGAGGACGTCGCGGCCGCCCTCATCGCAGCTCAGCAGACCCTCCACGGCTTCGGCGTCACCGGCTGGCAGGATGCGATCGTCGGCGACTACGGCAGTCACACCGACACGAGCGACGCCTACCTGCAGGCGATGGCGGACGGGTCACTCACCAGCGACGTCGTGGGGGCGCTCTGGTGGGACCGGGATCGTGGACTCGAGCAGATCGACGAACTCATCGCACGCCGCGACGCGATCGCACGCCGCGCCGCAGCCCTCGGGACGACGACCGGGCGCTTCACGGCGGGCACCGTCAAGATCATGCAGGACGGCATCCCCGAGAACCGGACCGCCGCGATGATCGACCCCTACCTCCGCACCTGCCACTGCGGAGACACCGCGCCCGAGCGCGGCATCTCCTTCCTGGAGCCCGCGACCCTCGTCGAGGCGGTCACGAGGCTCGACGCCGCCGGATTCCAGGTCCACTTCCACGCGATCGGCGACCGGGCGGTCCGCGAGTGCCTCGACGCCCTGGAGGCAGCGCGGGAGCGCAACGGCGAGAGCGACAACCGGCACCACATCGCGCACGTGCAGATCGTCCACCCCGACGACCTGCCGCGGTTCGCCCGACTCGGCGTCACGATGAACATGCAGGCGCTCTGGGCCACGTGGGAGCCCCAGATGGTCGAGCTGAACCTGCCCCTGCTCGGCGAGGATCGCGCCTCCTGGCAGTATCCGTTCGGCGATGCGGCACGACTCGGCACCCTGCTCTGCGCCGGATCGGACTGGCCCGTCACGACCCCCGACCCGTGGCAGGCCCTGCATGTGGCCGTCAACCGGACGCTGCCCGTCGACGATCCAGACCACCACCCCGAACCGCTCAACCCGGGACAGTCGCTGACGCTCGGAGCCGCGATCGCCGCGTACACGCACGGGTCCAACCGGATCGACCACCGCGACGACACCGGAGTGATCGAGGTCGGCGCCGTCGCAGACCTCGTCCTCGTCGATCGCGACCCGTTCGCCGGCCCCACCACCGAGATCGCGCACACCAGGACCGTCGGGACCTGGATCGCCGGACGCCGCGTCTTCACCTCCACCACCACATCAACCGAGCAAGGAACCTGA
- a CDS encoding SDR family oxidoreductase: protein MSLVVTGATGQLGHLVVEHLLARGTDPATIVATGRRTEALADLAAQGVRTSKVDFADPATLDAALEAGDTVLLVSSSEVGQRVAQHAAVIDAAKRAGVARLVYTSALRADTSPLILAPEHKATEELIHASGLPFTILRNGWYTENYGQSVDQAKATGSFVGSVGDGLVSSASRTDYAEAAAVVLTTDGHEGKAYELAGDVAWSHNELAQAIGEVIGREVAYQDLSPEDHLKALLAAGLDEGTAGFVVALDGNTRDGLLADTSGDLGRLIGRPTTPLIEGLRTLVA from the coding sequence ATGTCTCTCGTCGTCACCGGAGCCACCGGCCAGCTCGGCCACCTCGTCGTCGAGCACCTGCTCGCCCGCGGCACCGACCCCGCCACCATCGTCGCCACCGGCCGCCGGACCGAGGCGCTCGCCGATCTCGCCGCGCAGGGCGTCCGTACCTCGAAGGTCGACTTCGCCGACCCGGCCACCCTCGACGCCGCCCTCGAGGCCGGCGACACGGTCCTGCTCGTCTCCAGCAGCGAGGTCGGCCAGCGCGTCGCCCAGCACGCCGCGGTCATCGACGCCGCCAAGCGCGCCGGCGTCGCCCGCCTCGTCTACACGAGCGCGCTCCGTGCCGACACCTCCCCGCTGATCCTCGCCCCCGAGCACAAGGCGACCGAGGAGCTCATCCACGCGTCCGGCCTCCCCTTCACCATCCTCCGCAACGGCTGGTACACCGAGAACTACGGCCAGTCCGTCGACCAGGCCAAGGCGACCGGATCGTTCGTCGGGAGCGTCGGCGACGGTCTCGTGTCGAGCGCGTCGCGCACCGACTACGCGGAGGCGGCCGCCGTCGTCCTCACCACCGACGGACACGAGGGCAAGGCCTACGAGCTCGCCGGCGACGTCGCGTGGTCGCACAACGAGCTGGCGCAGGCGATCGGCGAGGTCATCGGCCGCGAGGTCGCGTACCAGGACCTCTCCCCCGAGGACCACCTGAAGGCCCTGCTGGCCGCCGGTCTCGATGAGGGCACCGCGGGATTCGTCGTCGCCCTCGACGGCAACACCCGTGACGGGCTCCTCGCCGACACGAGCGGCGACCTCGGTCGGCTGATCGGGCGTCCGACCACGCCCCTGATCGAAGGACTGCGCACGCTCGTCGCCTAA
- a CDS encoding helix-turn-helix domain-containing protein — translation MTSVDTQLGRRPGFTDGILPAACPSRTVLDHVTSKWGVLVLLALSDGTHRWGELRRVVQGISEKMLAQTLRTLEEDGLVVRVAHPEIPPRVEYSLSDRGRDLNEHLMPLMAWIDHNASEILGR, via the coding sequence ATGACAAGCGTAGACACGCAGCTGGGAAGACGCCCCGGATTCACCGACGGCATCCTGCCTGCCGCCTGCCCCTCGCGCACGGTGCTCGACCACGTGACCAGCAAGTGGGGCGTCCTCGTCCTCCTGGCGCTGTCCGACGGCACCCATCGCTGGGGTGAGCTGCGACGGGTGGTCCAGGGCATCAGCGAGAAGATGCTGGCCCAGACACTCCGCACGCTCGAGGAGGACGGCCTCGTCGTCCGCGTCGCACACCCCGAGATCCCGCCCCGTGTCGAGTACAGCCTGAGCGACCGCGGTCGCGACCTCAACGAGCACCTGATGCCCTTGATGGCGTGGATCGACCACAACGCGTCGGAGATCCTCGGACGCTAG
- a CDS encoding four-carbon acid sugar kinase family protein → MKTLILDDDPTGTQSASGVDVLLEWDADLIEQALGGADAVYLLTNTRAVREDEAVALLERTREQAAEAGRRLGERIHIVLRGDSTLRGHVFAETAVFTGDRSVIVFVPAFPEGGRTTIDGTHYVRIGDETLPAHETEYAQDPVFPFRSGHLPDYVREQSGREAAHFGLAGLRDGAAEFRAALRDAAPGTVLLPDAETGDDVRIVAQAITAAWADGSDVVVRSASPLAAAIAGVESDGLLPSPLVAEPVAALLVCGSHTIGATRQLAPVEAAFGPAEIVPTSDALQDAAATGRAVADAARARLTATGFAAISSERERDASHNTLDHGERVMIALTSATAALRRSVEVVVSKGGITSAEVARVGLGARRARVLGQVLPGVSVWSVVTPEDEEKLYVVVPGNVGDPSTLVDVLAALGRTA, encoded by the coding sequence ATGAAGACCCTCATCCTCGACGACGACCCCACCGGCACGCAGTCGGCCTCCGGCGTCGACGTCCTGCTGGAGTGGGACGCCGACCTCATCGAGCAGGCCCTCGGCGGAGCCGACGCGGTCTACCTGCTCACCAACACCCGCGCCGTGCGGGAGGACGAGGCCGTCGCGCTCCTGGAACGCACCCGCGAGCAGGCGGCGGAGGCCGGCCGTCGTCTCGGAGAACGCATCCACATCGTCCTCCGAGGTGACTCGACCCTGCGCGGGCACGTGTTCGCCGAGACCGCCGTCTTCACCGGGGACCGCAGCGTCATCGTGTTCGTCCCGGCCTTCCCGGAGGGCGGGCGGACGACCATCGACGGCACCCACTACGTCCGGATCGGTGACGAGACACTGCCGGCCCACGAGACGGAGTACGCCCAGGACCCCGTGTTCCCGTTCCGCTCGGGACACCTGCCGGACTACGTGCGCGAACAGTCCGGGCGGGAGGCCGCCCACTTCGGTCTGGCGGGTCTTCGCGACGGCGCCGCCGAGTTCCGTGCAGCGCTCCGTGACGCCGCTCCCGGAACGGTGCTCCTTCCGGATGCGGAGACGGGAGACGACGTCCGGATCGTCGCGCAGGCCATCACGGCGGCCTGGGCCGACGGATCCGACGTGGTCGTCCGGTCGGCGTCCCCCCTCGCTGCGGCCATCGCGGGCGTCGAGAGCGACGGGCTCCTCCCCTCGCCGCTCGTCGCGGAGCCGGTCGCCGCGCTCCTCGTCTGCGGCTCCCACACCATCGGTGCGACGCGACAGCTTGCGCCCGTCGAGGCGGCGTTCGGCCCCGCCGAGATCGTCCCCACGAGCGACGCCCTCCAGGATGCCGCCGCCACCGGACGGGCCGTGGCGGACGCCGCTCGAGCGCGACTCACCGCGACGGGGTTCGCCGCGATCTCGTCCGAGCGGGAACGGGACGCCTCGCACAACACGCTCGACCACGGCGAGCGGGTGATGATCGCGCTGACGTCGGCGACCGCTGCGCTCCGACGATCGGTGGAGGTCGTCGTGTCGAAGGGCGGCATCACCTCCGCCGAGGTCGCCCGGGTCGGACTCGGCGCCAGACGCGCGCGCGTCCTCGGACAGGTGCTGCCCGGGGTCTCGGTGTGGAGCGTGGTGACACCCGAGGACGAGGAGAAGCTCTACGTGGTCGTCCCGGGGAACGTCGGCGACCCATCGACGCTCGTGGACGTCCTTGCGGCACTCGGCCGGACCGCCTAG